TGCTCATGGACATGGATGTGCACCGGAGGAGTTAAGTTCTGAGAATCAATCACAGGTTACATGGCTGAGGCTTAGCCTTTTGCAAGAGGGAAAGGCCTGCGTGTGCACAATTTTGCTTAAAGAGGATTTACGAGAGCCACATGATCACACTCGGAAGTAAATGAAACCCTTCCCTACTGTACTCTCTCGCTTTGGCTATTCAAGCATACGTGCCTGCTCTAGATTGTACCGCCTTTTAAGAGGAGGGCCGCGTTTGTTGCGGCGTCCGTGAATCGTTTTGAGCCGCTTGTTTCGCGAAAAGTTAGCGATCGACAAatgtttttctatatatatatatatatatatatatagctttgGACAATGAGCGACCGAAGAACAATTTTATTATCAACTACTTCCCAGCCTCAAACATTTTTGCTGGCGTTGCAAGTATTTTCGTTAGCTCGAGCGAGATGAGTGATTTTATTGTCCTAATTGTTGATTTCCTGGAAGACGAACGAAGCCACATTGCATTTGTATGATGACTGGGAAACCCACCGTGGTGGTTGGCCGAGCGATGCAGGGCTTGCTCCTAAGTGATTTGAGGTTCTCTTGTTACGCATCCGAGACCCTCTAGTCACTCATCggttttagggaaaaaaaaaagtccaaaaagtcttaaaccgaTTGTACCGCAGTCAATTTAGCTCCAAATCTTTTCTTGTGCCAATGTCGGCAAATTTTGTTAGGAAATCATTGACGTTGCGATCCAATCAATGTGGCCGTCTTATGTGGTGTGACCGGGATTTGAGGTGAACGATTTttacattttagaaaattctctctttgtttttttttttttttggtaagggaattctctctttgttttaCCTTTgcttattttcccttttcttttcctgtcGCCTATGGTCAGTCGTCGTCGGATGTACCGGCCACACGTCACAggcgaaagaaaatgaaaagagaaaaaaaaaagataaaaagaaagaacaataaaattttagagaaatattagaaatatctcaaaaatcattcacgttAGTGCTAATTATGTCGCGTAGGGCGATCGACGTTCATGTCAGCGATTTATGATCAAATTTGGCCGGAAGGACTAtattagcaaatcgtcaaaagatttagagttaaattgtcaaaattgaaaagtttagcatTGAATTGGTCGTTGTACAATATGTATGGACAATTGAAAGGTTCCgaactttggacaaaaaaaaaaaaggactcatAACTGAATTGGCTGCCATATATAATAAGTTCAGGACTTTTGGGACGATTTTCCATGACAAAGCGTGTCATTTTCTAGCCATCGTCTTTCTCGTATCATGTATGAACAATACATTGAGAACAAATACATTTCCTCTTTAAATGTCATCATCCTAAAATCCACTCGAAGAGTGAGGCCCTCTGGTCACGCATTCGAAACCCTGAATTCACTCGTCGTTTTTAGTGAAACatagtccaaaaagtcttaaacttgttTACAatggccaattcagtcataaatcttttcgttgtgctaatttaatcttaaaccttttgaatgttcttcaatgtagtcatttcaaacaattttgaccaaaaatcaccgACATTGCAGTCAAGTCAGCATGATCATCCTACATGGTGTGGACGGTTTGtacattttataaaaaaattctcttttttttccccttttcttttcctatcgCTTGTGGTCGGTCACCGACggggaaaaaggggaaaacagaagaagaaaatttcagagaaattttaaaaaaatttcaaaaatcattcatgtcGGTGCTAAACATGTCAAGGTAGGACGGCCGGTGTCCATTTCAACGATTTCCAGCCACATTCGATCGGAATGACCGCATTAACAAatcgtaaaaaagtttaggactaaatcgccacgattgaaaagtttagaattgaattgactaccgtataataggtttaagattttttggacaattgaaaaatttatgactgaatcgaccATCGTACAACAGATCTACGAgttcttggattatttttccTAACAAAGCTTGGCGTTCTCAAAGCACCCTCTTTCCGAAAACGAGAAACATTTCCTCTTCAAATAAGACTGGGCGCGCGTCCCGACTCGTTCGTTAACAAGACCTTTCGTTTTCATACATCATCTTTCGTTCCACGGCCATTATTATCGATGCACAAGCATGCTGGTTTTGACGACGATGACGACCGCCATCTCCAAGCTTCTTCTTCCCCACAGTCCAGTTGGAGGAAACAAGTGGGTAGGTGGAAGTTGGAGCTCTCCAGATGAGAAGCGTGGCCCTCATCTTCTTTTAGTGGGTTTGTTGGGACACGGTAGTGGCCAGCTCGGTCGTAATTAAAGTGCAGACTCCTTTTTTCACAAGTAATTAAGTAAATAAAGCGAGTGAGTTTTGATTAGGAGAAAATGATGATAATACATCAGAAGAAGTGAGACAAGGAGTGTGTTGTTTTCACATGGGAGCAAAGTTCAGATGATTTCTGTCTGAACGAGAGAATCTGTCTCGTGCTCTCTCGTTTGGGGAAAGACGACGATACGTGACTTTGTCGTCCCACACGGTCGGGTCGGAATCTTTCGGGTCTCCCATTATTGTTTGTTTGCCGATCGCTGACACGAAGATCCGATCAGAAATTTCACGGATGGTGTTTCTCAATCAATCcgttgaaaagtattttcatttttttgtcggATTGTTGAATACTGATCGGTTTCCACATGAGCAGGGTAAGAGATACATTGAGTAGTTTGCCATAATCCCATACATGAAGtactccaaaaaaagaaaagaaagaaagtaccCCTTTTTTAGTATTGCGTGTCCAGATGAAGATCTAAtgtttatttttccaatttgtcCGAATAACAAGATGGGGCCAGGCAATCACGGACCGGAGTCGCTTGGTATCACGGGGCAGACTTCTGGATCTAGAGAAACGATCGAAAACATTCTAATGGAATCGTCACGTTCACGGGTTGGCAATGAATTATAAGTCAAATTAAGAGGGCCTTAATCCATTTTAATTATAGTTCCACGTCATCCAGAGCTGTAATTAATTAAACCAGACGTGTGTTTTTTTAGGGAGAGTCGTGTTTTCCTCTAATCCCTATTCGCCCACCAGTGTTCCGATTACTGAGCTACGGACATGGAACTCATCCATGTTAGATTCCAGTTGGCATATAAGCCTTAATAGAGACTTAAAACTGAGATTTAGCGGTTAGGGACATGGTAGTGCTGCGGAAGCAAGCGCTTGAATAAGAAAATCGAcaggagaagaaaataaatcaacacTAGATTTACGTGGTTTGGCCGGATGACCTACGTTCACAAGGAGAGAGGCAACGGATTTCActatcaatcaagcaatataacGGAGATTACAACCACATTCGAGCTACTCAAACATTCTCGATGTTTCCCAACGCTCAATTACACACTGTCATAGATTTTAGATGCAAATGTACAACAACAAAACATATTAGGGTATTAAGTCTGTAATGGAGATATGCCATGGCTTtaaggaattaaaaaaaaaaaaatcagtgagTGAACCGGAAAACGGACCAAATGAGCCGtttcggtccggtccgatcttttttttttttttggcctcacCCATAATATTTTCACGGGTAGCCAATCGTCTCCCAAAAAGAATTTGACTTATGTAGTATGCCAAGAAAAAGGAGTTAAGACCTAGACCTCAACTTGTCGACAGCGGCTCATCACCTCTTGGCTACTTCCGATGATGAAGACAAGCTTTTTACCTCGGACCCGGAGGGAGATGTGGCCGGCCCATTTCGGCGCACGAGGGATCCGACAACTTCGCATGTGAATCTTTTTTGCACTTACAGAAACCAACAATCATTCCAACCTCCGCTGTCCTCACCAACATCCATCCACTAACTTTATaaagaaaacaagcaaaattgtttaaaaaaaaaaaaaaaaaccctacagTGCAATTCGGTTCACGAGCCCCGCTTGCATAAATTGAAGAGGACAGCACGAGCCGTTGAGCTTCACCGTGCGCTCACAGTCACATCCACGATGGTTTCGAGGAACTGCGGGAGCCCCGTGTGGAGACTGCGCTGCTTGCTCGCGGCGGCGGTGACGGCGGCGGCGTTGATAGGGTCGGGGCGGTCGGACCTGAACCAGGACCGGGCGCAGTGCGCGGACCAGCTGGTGGGGCTGGCGAGCTGCTTGCCGTACGTGGGCGGGGACGCGAGGACGCCCACCATAGACTGCTGCACGGGGTTGAAGGCGGTGCTGGACAAGGGCAAGAAGTGCCTGTGCGTCCTCATCCGGGACCGGGACGACCCCAACCTCGGGCTCAAGATCAACGCCACCCTCGCCCTCGGCCTCCCCTCCGCCTGCCACGCCCCCGCCAACATCACCGAGTGCATCGGTACGTGCCCCGTCTCCCTCCCTAGAGGGTTTGATCAACAACTCCTGATTGATGTTTAATCCAACTGAGCAAAATGGTTCAGATCTCCTGCACTTGGCGGCGAACTCGACGGATGCCAAACTGTTCAAGGGAGCCACGAACAGCAGCAGCACCGTCAGCAGCAACAGCACAGCCACCCCAGCTGCTAGTGGTAATTGTTCATCATATTAGCACATAATTCATTCCTCACATAACAAATGAACACAAGAAGATCGGCATGTTTAATAGGTTCCTCCAATTCTGCAAAAACCCAATAACTAGTTCTTTCTTGCTGGGCTTGCTAACGGTCCTGTTTTGATGAACGATCTACTATTGCAGCAAACTCCACCGGCAGCGGCGGTGGGTCAGCTTCTGAAGTGAAGAGCCACGGCGGAGATCGGACGCCGATGAAGAGGTGGTGGGTACTAGAGATCATGTGTGGAGTCCTGATAGTGTTGTCGACGTCGAATCGAATGTGGGGCGCTTGATTCCATATGCAGTTCGCGCTTTCTTCTttgtatctttctttctttctttctttctttggtgtTGGATACGGACGATGTTGTCTTGATTAGGTGGTCGATTTAACACCCCTTCCATGTTCGCTGGCTTATGGTCACTGCTTCATTTGAATTGAATAAGAGAAGGACGATGATGTGGGTGAAATTTTGTACGTGCAAGTATCGTCGGGTCCAGTTATTTCCAGTCTGATTGATGTTCCTGGAACGGTAAAAAGGTTCGTTTGTTTTGCCCCGACTTAAAGACTTGCGATCATAAGACGGTGATCTCGAATTTAGCGCGAGAAATTACAATTCTCGAAACGCAGCCGACTTTATGAATTAGAATTAGGCACTTTTCTTTATCCGATTCTCCAAAAGAAAATTCGTTTACTGGCATTTCGATTCGATGGCCGGGGCACTTGCTACTCGTTAAGCATGTTTTATTAATAGGTGTTATTTTACCAAAAACATTCCATTAAAAGGTATGGTATATTGCTCATTACCTGTTTGAAAGAATGCCTCCGCTTGAGAAATGCCAAGTTGAGCTCTTTGAATCCTTGCCTACGAGTAGAGGCCCGGAATCCATGCCCTTCGAGGCTCTTGCTGATGGGGTGCGGTCGAACTCAGGAAGCCCACCTAGTTGATTTGATaggcatggtaacacttctgctctaaaaattaacttatgtTCAGAAGTCGATTTCTCCATTTCTAgagaaaagtaaatttttttgcttcttcgAGTAAAATGCTccggaagtagaaaaataaagttgcgtaattaaacggatttctactccaaaagtattATCATGCACGCCCTTTAATCACTTTCGGAGCTGCTCATACTGCTAATTAACTCGTCCAAAATTGAATAATCTCTTGCGGATCTCGGTCATTCGGTTAGGGGCTTTCGAAACCATACTTATCAATTGAGTATATTTCCCAGAGAATGGATCCTAAAATAGAGAACCCTCTTATGCCGACATAAACCCGACCTGTCTCCCCATTTTACGGGCCTAACTTTTTAAGTAACAGAGTGCAAATTTTCCCATCTCGGGCCATTGTGATGATGCGCTTCTATCCTTTTCGACTAAAGCATGAAATGCAAAATTAAAGGGaacattatctaaaaaaaatcttaaatttattacacttttatcaattcaattctaaatattttgactttgtctttttttttatctgattcTATCATATTCTACTATACAAGCCACATTATGTGCACTAAATGCCGTATGCGGGTTGCGAAACCATGCTCCTTCCTCACCTGTctccaaaatatttagaattgaattaacaaaaatgtaaTAGCTATAGGGCTTTTAAGACAATTATCCCCAAAATTAAACTGGTAAAGATAATTAATGAAGTTGGCATTGTTCTCGGTTACATTAATGACCTTTGCAAAGCGAACCACCCCATATCTAACAATGCGGATGTCCTGTCGTGTTTTTTGACTTCTCCCAGGTCAAAGGTCCACCCGTCGTAAAGCAGGTCATATGTAATGTGAACATGGCACGAGGTCGTCACATTGTGCATGTGTCCTAAAGCTACGACGACCCTAGGGGTCCTTATAATGGGTAAATAAACATCCCAGAATAAAATGCACAATTTGTCAAAACTATGAACGCCATGTAAAGACATATAGGCCCTATTTGGTTATTGGG
The genomic region above belongs to Rhodamnia argentea isolate NSW1041297 chromosome 6, ASM2092103v1, whole genome shotgun sequence and contains:
- the LOC115753235 gene encoding non-specific lipid transfer protein GPI-anchored 6-like; protein product: MVSRNCGSPVWRLRCLLAAAVTAAALIGSGRSDLNQDRAQCADQLVGLASCLPYVGGDARTPTIDCCTGLKAVLDKGKKCLCVLIRDRDDPNLGLKINATLALGLPSACHAPANITECIDLLHLAANSTDAKLFKGATNSSSTVSSNSTATPAASANSTGSGGGSASEVKSHGGDRTPMKRWWVLEIMCGVLIVLSTSNRMWGA